Proteins from a genomic interval of Candidatus Omnitrophota bacterium:
- the ispE gene encoding 4-(cytidine 5'-diphospho)-2-C-methyl-D-erythritol kinase, with the protein MPSITLFAPAKLNLVLDVLGKRPDGFHELRTVFERVGLCDTITLTANPHGPIRVICGHPHVPKGPRNLAFRAARQIQQEYGVRQGVDIRIVKRIPVAAGLAGGSSDAAAVLMGVNRLWRLGLSQKDLVRHAARLGSDVAFFIYDTPFALGTGRGEKIRPLKLGVKLWHVLVTPKVKMYTKDVFACLARKAKSLKLTKKKDNVNICLPYLRKNDFQGLGTALSNDLELSILSLKPDLIRLKKKLSDAGAAGVCFSGSGPSVFALASGRAQAESIKDGFDKRFTQVFVVPTL; encoded by the coding sequence GTGCCTTCCATCACGCTTTTTGCACCTGCAAAATTGAATCTTGTTCTGGACGTTTTGGGCAAACGCCCCGACGGTTTCCATGAACTGCGCACGGTGTTCGAGCGCGTCGGCCTGTGCGATACCATCACATTGACGGCCAATCCCCATGGTCCTATCCGCGTGATTTGCGGCCACCCCCACGTTCCCAAAGGCCCCAGAAATCTGGCCTTCCGGGCCGCCCGGCAAATACAGCAGGAATATGGCGTCCGCCAGGGGGTGGACATCCGGATCGTCAAGCGCATTCCCGTGGCCGCGGGCTTGGCCGGCGGGTCCAGCGATGCCGCGGCTGTTTTGATGGGGGTAAACCGTTTGTGGCGGTTGGGTTTAAGTCAAAAAGATTTGGTCCGGCACGCCGCCCGCCTGGGCAGCGACGTGGCTTTTTTTATCTACGATACGCCCTTTGCCTTGGGCACGGGGCGGGGGGAGAAGATCAGGCCTTTAAAATTGGGGGTTAAATTGTGGCATGTGCTTGTCACGCCTAAGGTTAAAATGTATACCAAGGATGTTTTCGCCTGCCTCGCCCGGAAGGCCAAGAGTTTAAAGTTGACAAAAAAAAAGGATAATGTTAATATTTGTCTTCCTTATTTAAGGAAGAACGATTTTCAGGGCCTTGGGACGGCTTTGTCCAACGACCTTGAGCTTTCCATTTTGTCTTTAAAGCCGGATCTGATCCGCTTAAAAAAGAAATTGTCCGACGCCGGGGCTGCCGGTGTCTGTTTCTCTGGCAGCGGTCCGTCTGTTTTCGCCCTGGCGTCCGGCCGGGCGCAGGCCGAGTCGATCAAAGACGGGTTCGATAAGCGTTTCACGCAGGTTTTCGTCGTACCGACGCTGTGA
- a CDS encoding NTP transferase domain-containing protein, giving the protein MTDVRAIILAAGKGTRMKSEIPKVLHPVAGRPVIAYVLDIVRSLKTFVVVGHGAQNVRAALGDGLTYVAQDRLLGTADALRRVAPLLKGFRGHVLVLCGDTPLLEKQTVQRLLAQHRRSRADATVLTAHIHDPRGYGRILRDAGGRISAIREQKDASPREARITEINVGAYCFQAQKIFDVLRRVKWNARKKEFYLTDVIEVLLARGGRVGTVLAGDASLAFGINTRVDLARAERVIRMRILSKLMLGGVTIVDPATTYVETGVKIGRDTVIYPCTVIDRDVVVGKNCRVGPFAHLRPGTRVGDHVEIGNFTEVSRSRVGKNVFIKHFSFLGDAVLGANVNIGAGTVTANFDGRTKNRTTISDGAFIGSGAVLVAPVSVGKKAVVGAGSVVTKGKNIPAGAVAFGVPAKIVR; this is encoded by the coding sequence ATGACTGACGTTCGCGCGATCATTTTAGCCGCCGGAAAAGGGACCCGGATGAAGTCCGAGATCCCCAAGGTTTTGCATCCCGTTGCCGGCCGTCCGGTCATCGCTTACGTTCTGGACATTGTCCGTTCTTTGAAAACTTTTGTTGTCGTCGGGCACGGGGCCCAAAATGTCCGGGCCGCTTTAGGGGACGGACTGACCTATGTTGCGCAGGATCGGCTTTTGGGAACGGCGGATGCCCTGCGCCGCGTGGCGCCGCTCTTGAAAGGGTTTCGCGGGCACGTGCTTGTCTTGTGCGGGGACACGCCGCTTTTGGAAAAACAGACGGTGCAGCGTTTGCTGGCCCAACACCGTCGCAGTCGGGCCGATGCCACGGTCCTGACCGCCCATATCCATGATCCGCGCGGATATGGTCGCATCCTCCGCGATGCCGGCGGCCGTATTAGTGCTATCCGTGAACAAAAAGACGCCAGCCCCCGGGAAGCGCGGATCACAGAGATCAACGTCGGGGCATATTGTTTTCAGGCGCAAAAGATTTTTGATGTGTTGAGGCGGGTCAAATGGAATGCCCGCAAAAAAGAATTTTATCTGACGGACGTCATCGAGGTTTTATTAGCGCGGGGCGGCCGCGTGGGAACGGTCCTGGCCGGGGATGCTTCATTGGCCTTCGGGATCAACACGCGCGTGGACCTGGCCCGGGCCGAAAGGGTCATCCGGATGCGCATTTTGAGCAAACTGATGCTGGGGGGCGTGACCATCGTGGATCCGGCAACCACCTATGTGGAAACCGGTGTCAAGATCGGACGGGACACGGTGATCTATCCGTGCACCGTCATTGACCGGGATGTCGTCGTCGGGAAGAATTGCCGCGTGGGACCTTTTGCCCATTTGCGGCCCGGCACGCGCGTGGGTGACCACGTTGAGATCGGTAATTTCACGGAAGTGTCGCGCAGCCGTGTGGGCAAAAACGTGTTCATAAAACATTTTTCTTTTTTGGGTGATGCGGTCCTGGGGGCCAATGTCAATATCGGTGCTGGAACGGTGACGGCGAATTTTGACGGCAGGACCAAGAACAGGACAACAATATCCGATGGTGCCTTTATCGGCTCGGGCGCTGTTTTGGTGGCGCCGGTCAGCGTCGGCAAGAAAGCCGTTGTGGGCGCCGGTTCGGTCGTGACAAAGGGTAAGAATATTCCGGCCGGGGCTGTGGCGTTCGGTGTCCCGGCCAAGATCGTACGGTAG